Proteins from one Puntigrus tetrazona isolate hp1 unplaced genomic scaffold, ASM1883169v1 S000000746, whole genome shotgun sequence genomic window:
- the LOC122335214 gene encoding lanosterol 14-alpha demethylase yields the protein MSILEASGQLIESALQKVSVSALLLAASVLTLTLRYLRKHVTRPQLTGEQKYPPHIPSYIPFLGHAVAFGRSPIEFLEWAYEKYGPVVSFTMVGKTFTYLLGSDASALMFNSRNEDLNAEDVYARLTTPVFGKGVAYDVPNPLFLEQKKMLKTGLNIAQFKQHVEIIEEETKDYFRRWGDSGERNLFEALSELIILTASRCLHGREIRGMLDERVAQLYADLDGGFTHAAWLLPGWLPLPSFRRRDRAHVEIKKIFYNVIKKRREAGERNDDILQTLIDATYKDGRPLNDDEIAGMLIGLLLAGQHTSSTTSAWMGFFLARDPALQERCFREQRSVCGEHLPPLHYEQLKDMSLLERCLKETLRLRPPIMTMMRMTKTPQRVGEYTIPPGHQVCVSPTVNHRLQDTWSERLDFNPERYLQDNPAAGEKFSYIPFGAGRHRCIGENFAYVQIKTIWSTLLRLYDFQLVDGRFPAVNYTTMIHTPHEPVIRYTRRKSQG from the exons ATGTCGATCCTGGAGGCGAGCGGTCAGCTGATCGAGAGCGCGCTGCAGAAGGTGAGCGTGAGCGCGCTGCTGCTCGCCGCCTCCGTGTTGACCCTGACTCTGAGATACCTGAGAAAACACGTGACCCGCCCGCAGCTCACCGGAGAACAG AAGTATCCTCCTCACATCCCGTCCTATATTCCCTTCCTGGGTCACGCCGTGGCTTTCGGCAGGAGTCCCATCGAGTTTCTGGAGTGGGCCTACGAGAAG TACGGGCCTGTGGTCAGCTTCACGATGGTCGGGAAGACCTTCACGTATCTGCTGGGCAGCGACGCGTCCGCTCTCATGTTCAACAGCAGGAACGAGGATCTGAACGCCGAGGACGTTTACGCCCGCCTCACCACGCCCGTGTTCGGGAAGGGAGTCGCGTACGACGTGCCCAACCCC TTATTTCTGGAGCAGAAGAAGATGCTGAAGACGGGTCTGAACATCGCACAGTTCAAACAACACGTGGAAATAATCGAAGAGGAAACGAAAGACTACTTCAGGCGATGGGGAGACAGCGGAGAGAGGA ATCTGTTCGAGGCTCTGTCCGAGCTCATCATCCTGACGGCGAGCCGCTGTCTTCACGGCCGTGAGATCCGGGGGATGCTGGACGAGAGAGTGGCTCAGCTGTACGCCGATCTGGACGGAGGCTTCACCCACGCCGCCTGGCTCCTGCCCGGATGGCTGCCGCTGCCCAGCTTCAG ACGCAGGGACCGAGCGCACGTGGAGATCAAGAAAATCTTCTACAACGTCAtcaagaagagaagagaagccGGCGAGAGAAACGACGACATCCTGCAGACGCTCATAGACGCCACGTACAA AGACGGCCGACCTCTGAACGACGACGAGATCGCCGGGATGCTGATCGGTCTGCTGCTCGCCGGCCAGCACACGTCCTCCACCACCAGCGCCTGGATGGGCTTCTTCCTGGCGCGGGACCCGGCTCTTCAGGAGCGCTGCTTCAGGGagcagaggagtgtgtgtggagaACACCTGCCCCCTCTACACTACGAGCAG CTGAAGGACATGAGTTTACTGGAGCGCTGTCTGAAGGAGACGCTGAGACTCAGACCACCAATAATGACCATGATGAGGATGACCAAGACCCCTCAG AGAGTGGGAGAATACACCATTCCTCCGGGgcatcaggtgtgtgtgtctccgaCGGTCAACCACCGGCTGCAGGACACCTGGTCAGAGCGGCTGGACTTCAACCCTGAGCGCTACCTGCAGGACAACCCCGCGGCCGGCGAGAAGTTCTCCTACATCCCCTTCGGAGCAG GTCGTCATCGCTGTATCGGAGAAAACTTCGCCTACGTTCAGATTAAAACCATCTGGTCGACGCTGCTGAGGCTCTACGACTTCCAGCTGGTGGACGGACGCTTCCCGGCGGTCAACTACACGACTATGATCCACACGCCCCACGAGCCCGTGATCAGATACACACGGAGGAAGAGCCAGGGATGA